The Oryzias latipes chromosome 1, ASM223467v1 genome contains a region encoding:
- the LOC105357440 gene encoding uncharacterized protein LOC105357440, translating into MYNQIKEESDATSFSLYPPDVLLYYDYSLVPRSSCRSYFQELADADFSIFSPALTYRRSALFDNARNCLGITSTSLTEDNVSVLGNMCCILDGSYIQNSHPSILEQLKNCPDLTVGQSTAGITLLTNGNTPYGDPSTWSEQTLKDLGMLTLHLPSSFYQHFDQDTKRKFLKYFLKVFGGVSREQRKQLKKEIRQSIKSDSEQTAECTVGIITQVTISDPTFPFDYNINQFNNCLSVSTTKDNLDAITEKVDEVEYLRIVLQKLQEADNFIIPEDQVQLLSAASRVATVQDIRSWTISKIDTLAALMDSSSGGWDPNVAKVIISKYLAVGGNKLGSAELNVIGGPNLCSLDVDIIRTISSQNFREVDSLDISSCTTEKKEEFFRISFEAFSLTTSSVSVFQLIQPYIGGANVNYIRSLVVSDVNMDLATFTSLDENVVLSLTAREVKGLLGTNLPDLKSYENQTLVQTWIRSQNQSELDILRLGFLEGKVDPTIPPYNSSTTTLLPTTTTVTGVNPSPSTTTEPPTLGSTSALSPTTTNVTGIKPSPSSTAPPPNLGSTSTLSPTSNVTQFKPSPASTAPPPTLGSTTTLSPATTNVTGFKPSPASTSEPTTLSSTSTLSPTSNVTQFKPSPASTAPPPTLGSTTTLSPTTTNVTGFKPSPASTVPPPTVGTTTTTSTTNIVSGTTRLPTILTSTTSQPASMPSTTSTTTILPKMTSRATPDIYSKQCQVITANESNTCVGVKSTDLQVFLDSGKMNGRFCNFSVEEFACASLSALTAQDLVEIMKCDLSSNSSGSISAWNLLFCKTSRILNAALNLLTTATINPNNPAVSVILDSIQAISPDLFSTNTLNNLTELQLWFNVRLRPFLPAVSTNFLSILATKDLQCSSYQYILQIFSKVQPQMTLSKQESVYTQFIKIYLSRKDTAAAAPKCYDSNNPELKSTAWFAEYISSFITFLTVVDLKSFGSEQVLQVFTVNPLNIALLSQPNVDLTLISYYTQLVYQQVSNFNPLLLPSVSQCYAPGPVFTQLNATVSMTVYEALNEVCTSLDEQISAALTSNFGQKIGSNVIAAIGNGSSSLSTSQIKTITASDLMKSLSTLSIVTGWREGQAKIIMQTLLTSMKIDSSSSLSQLGTLIVGLPSNTFSSIISSELIAAAKNPSFVANMMNAPQILQQNFVYQIVLSDSNSLKVIDNVPDQLATQVPRVYLQQFTGDASTITKLNKKTWKREQVELFFDVIAAGSATTVLGGPNSLSSSVLQGFTCTGVSQFERKQVKDLVKACRRKGLNKVPLLETQLTCMYNYIRTEPDVTRFDLYPPDVLLYYDYSLVTQSSCRSYFQELADADFSVFSSVLSYKLTALFDNARSCLGIPNTTGLTADQVSVLGNMCCMLDGSYIKSSDPSILEKLKNCPDLTAAQAAAVVTLLTNGNTQYGTPSKWNQTTLTNLGMFPLYLPTSFYDNFDKSTKVTFLKSFLKVIKDNKVSRFKRRQLKEVIRQSIKNRSKRSTDCTVGNITQVTISDSTFPLDYDVTQFNNCLSNTVVKDNFDAITEKVDEVEYLKIVLQKLGEAYNFSIPEDQVQVLGPASRVATIDDIRSWTITQVDTLSALMDSSNGDWDPSLAKVIISKYLAVARNSLGRAELNAIKGPNLCSLDLSVIQSISSQNLKEAEALNVNSCTLEAKKELFNISSQSSRAITRKSPSYLLMKQFLGGAPLDYIRGLASSNISMDLETFSNLDPNVALSLTVNEVKGLLGTNLPDVKSYENQPLVQAWIRSQLQSELDTLGLNLSGGRADPVTTPTTPTSSGTATAGSGGSTTTGSGVRIQADIGFSFLVFLAILLTSQLITV; encoded by the exons gGAATAACTAGCACAAGTTTAACTGAGGATAATGTATCAGTTTTGGGGAACATGTGCTGCATTCTTGATGGCTCCTACATCCAAAACTCTCATCCATCTATACTGGAACAACTCAAGAACTGTCCAGATCTCACTGTTGGTCAATCAACTGCAGGTATAACCCTTCTGACCAATGGAAATACACCTTATGG AGATCCTTCAACATGGAGTGAACAAACTCTAAAAGACCTTGGGATGCTAACTCTGCATTTGCCTTCATCTTTCTATCAGCACTTTGATCAG GACACAAAGCGTAAGTTCTTGAAATACTTTCTGAAAGTCTTTGGTGGAGTGAGCAGAGAACAGAGGAAGCAGCTGAAGAAGGAGATAAGACAGTCCATCAAAAGTGATTCAGAACAAACTGCAG AGTGCACAGTTGGAATAATCACTCAGGTCACAATCAGTGACCCCACCTTCCCCTTTGACTATAACATCAACCAATTCAACAACTGTCTGTCAGTTTCAACCACCAAAGACAACTTGGATGCCATCACAGAAAAGGTGGATGAGGTGGAATACCTCAGGATTGTTCTCCAGAAACTGCAAGAG GCTGACAACTTCATCATCCCAGAAGATCAGGTTCAGCTCCTAAGTGCAGCTTCTCGTGTTGCCACAGTTCAAGATATTCGTTCATGGACCATCAGTAAAATCGACACGCTTGCTGCTTTGATGGACTCTTCAAGTGGAGGCTGGGACCCAAACGTA GCTAAGGTTATCATCTCTAAGTATCTGGCTGTTGGAGGAAACAAACTAGGCAGTGCAGAGCTGAATGTTATTGGGGGACCAAATCTCTGTTCTCTAGATGTGGACATCATCAGGACTATTTCATCACAAAACTTCAG AGAAGTTGACTCTCTGGACATCTCTAGCTGCACtactgaaaaaaaggaagagtttTTCCGTATCTCCTTTGAAGCATTCAGCCTTACAACAAgctcagtttctgtttttcagctCATACAACCATACATTG GAGGTGCAAATGTTAATTATATTCGTAGTTTGGTGGTCTCTGATGTTAACATGGACCTGGCCACCTTCACCAGTTTGGATGAAAACGTTGTGCTG AGTCTAACTGCAAGGGAAGTTAAAGGTCTCCTCGGCACCAACCTCCCAGATTTGAAGTCTTATGAAAACCAAACTCTGGtgcagacctggatcagaagtCAAAACCAGTCTGAACTTGATATTCTAAGATTGGGCTTCCTAGAAGGCAAAGTTGATCCCACAATTCCTCCATATAACAGTTCTACAACAACTTTGTTACCAACAACAACTACTGTAACTGGAGTTAATCCATCACCATCAACCACAACTGAACCTCCAACTTTAGGATCTACATCAGCTTTATCACCTACAACAACTAATGTAACTGGAATCAAACCATCACCATCAAGCACAGCTCCACCTCCAAACTTAGGTTCTACATCAACTTTATCACCAACAAGTAATGTAACTCAATTCAAACCATCACCAGCAAGCACAGCTCCACCTCCAACCTTAGGTTCCACTACAACTTTATCACCAGCAACAACTAATGTAACTGGATTCAAACCATCACCAGCAAGCACATCTGAACCTACAACTTTAAGTTCTACATCAACTTTATCACCAACAAGTAATGTAACTCAATTCAAACCATCACCAGCAAGCACAGCTCCACCTCCAACCTTAGGTTCCACTACAACTTTATCACCAACAACAACTAATGTAACTGGATTCAAACCATCACCAGCAAGCACAGTTCCacctccaactgtaggtactACAACAACCACATCAACAACAAACATCGTATCTGGAACTACAAGGCTTCCAACAATTTTAACATCAACAACTTCTCAACCAGCATCAATGCCTTCAACAACTTCTACAACaaccattcttccaaaaatgaCCAGTCGTGCAACTCCAG ATATCTACTCTAAACAG tGCCAAGTTATCACAGCAAATG agtCAAATACATGTGTTGGAGTAAAAAG CACAGATCTTCAAGTCTTCCTCGACAGTGGAAAGATGAACGGACGCTTCTGTAACTTTTCTGTGGAAGAGTTTGCTTGCGCCTCT CTTTCAGCCTTAACAGCACAGGACCTGGTAGAGATTATGAAGTGTGATCTGTCATCAAACTCAAGTGGGTCCATATCGGCCTGGAATCTTCTCTTCTGTAAAACTTCCAGGATCCTGAATGCAGCTCTGAATCTTTTGACCACTGCA ACAATCAACCCCAACAATCCTGCAGTGTCAGTGATTTTGGACAGCATTCAAGCAATCAGTCCAGATCttttcagcacaaacacactgaataatctcactgagctgcagctgtggTTTAACGTTCGCCTTCGCCCGTTCTTGCCTGCTGTTTCCACCAACTTTCTCTCAATTCTAGCAACGAAGGATTTGCAGTGCAGCTCCTACCAATATAT CTTGCAAATATTTAGTAAAGTACAACCCCAGATGACTCTTTCTAAGCAAGAATCTGTGTACACACAATTCATCAAGATCTACCTGAGTCGAAAGGATACTGCAG cCGCAGCACCAAAATGCTATGACAGCAACAATCCAGAACTGAAATCTACAGCCTGGTTTGCAGAGTACATCAGCTCTTTCATCACTTTTCTCACTGTGGTGGATCTTAAGTCATTTGGATCTGAACAG GTTCTGCAAGTGTTCACAGTGAATCCTCTGAATATTGCTCTTCTCAGTCAGCCCAACGTGGATCTGACATTAATTAGCTACTACACTCAGTTAGTTTATCAGCAAGTCAGCAACTTTAATCCACTCCT TCTTCCTTCAGTGAGTCAGTGCTACGCTCCTGGTCCTGTGTTCACCCAGCTGAATGCAACAGTCAGTATGACAGTTTATGAAGCCCTCAATGAGGTCTGCACTAGCCTGGATGAGCAG ATCTCTGCTGCCTTGACAAGTAACTTTGGGCAAAAGATTGGCTCTAATGTCATTGCTGCCATTGGTAATGGAAGTTCCAGTTTGTCCACTAGCCAGATAAAGACTATAACCGCTTCAGACCTGATGAAATCCCTAAGCACTCTCAGCATTGTGACTGGTTGGCGAGAAGGACAGGCTAAAATCATCATGCAAACTCTGCTGACCTCAATGAAG ATCGACAGCTCATCGTCACTCTCACAGCTGGGCACTCTTATCGTTGGTTTACCCTCCAACACGTTCAGCAGCATCATCAGCTCAGAGCTTATCGCTGCAGCCAAAAATCCATCATTTGTAGCAAACATGATGAATGCTCCTCAGATTCTTCAGCAGAATTTTGTTTACCAG ATTGTATTATCAGACTCCAACAGTTTGAAAGTCATAGACAATGTTCCAGATCAACTGGCCACTCAAGTCCCTCGAGTTTACCTGCAGCAGTTTACAGGTGACGCCAGCACCATCACCAAACTCAACAAGAAAACATGGAAACGAGAGCAG gtTGAGTTGTTCTTTGATGTTATAGCAGCAGGCTCTGCTACCACTGTGTTGGGAGGTCCAAACAG CTTGTCCTCATCTGTGCTGCAAGGGTTCACATGCACTGGAGTAAGTCAGTTTGAAAGGAAGCAGGTCAAAGACCTGGTAAAAGCCTGCCGGAGAAAGGGATTGAACAAGGTGCCACTGTTGGAGACTCAG CTGACCTGCATGTACAACTACATTAGAACAGAGCCAGATGTCACCAGGTTTGACCTTTACCCTCCAGATGTGCTGCTGTACTATGA TTACTCTCTGGTGACACAGAGCAGCTGCAGGTCATATTTTCAAGAGCTGGCAGATGCAGACTTCTCTGTTTTCTCTTCAGTCCTCAGCTACAAACTGACTGCTCTGTTTGACAATGCAAGGAGCTGCCTG GGAATACCAAACACAACAGGTTTGACGGCAGATCAAGTATCAGTTTTGGGAAACATGTGCTGCATGCTCGATGGTTCCTACATTAAAAGCTCTGACCCATCCATCctggaaaaactcaaaaactgtCCAGATCTCACTGCTGCTCAGGCAGCTGCAGTTGTAACCCTTCTGACCAATGGAAATACACAATACGG AACTCCTTCAAAGTGGAATCAGACAACTCTGACAAACCTGGGGATGTTCCCTTTGTATTTGCCTACATCTTTCTATGATAATTTTGATAAA AGCACCAAGGTCACTTTTTTGAAATCCTTCTTAAAAGTTATCAAGGACAACAAAGTGAGCAGATTTAAGAGAAGGCAGCTGAAGGAAGTAATAAGACAGTCCATCAAAAATAGGTCAAAGAGATCTACAG ACTGTACAGTGGGGAATATCACCCAGGTCACCATCAGTGACAGCACCTTCCCCCTGGACTATGATGTTACCCAGTTTAATAACTGTCTATCAAATACAGTTGTTAAAGACAATTTTGATGCCATCACAGAAAAAGTTGATGAAGTGGAATACCTTAAAATCGTTCTCCAAAAACTCGGAGAG GCTTACAACTTCAGCATCCCAGAAGATCAGGTTCAAGTTTTAGGTCCAGCATCCCGTGTTGCTACCATTGATGACATCCGCTCATGGACCATCACTCAAGTGGACACACTTTCTGCTTTGATGGACTCATCAAACGGGGACTGGGATCCAAGTTTG GCAAAAGTAATCATCTCCAAATATCTGGCTGTGGCAAGAAACTCACTTGGTAGAGCAGAACTGAATGCAATCAAAGGACCTAACCTCTGCTCTCTTGATCTGAGCGTCATCCAGTCAATTTCTTCTCAAAACCTCAA aGAAGCTGAAGCGCTTAATGTTAACAGCTGCACCCTAGAGGCAAAGAAAGaacttttcaacatttctagtCAATCATCTAGAGCCATCACACGGAAATCTCCCTCTTACCTGCTCATGAAACAATTCCTTG gaGGTGCACCTCTTGACTACATCCGAGGTTTGGCGTCTTCCAACATTAGCATGGACCTGGAAACCTTCAGTAATTTGGATCCAAACGTTGCGCTG AGTTTAACTGTCAATGAAGTAAAAGGTCTACTTGGCACCAACCTGCCAGATGTGAAGTCTTATGAAAACCAACCACTGGTACAGGCCTGGATCAGAAGTCAGTTACAGTCAGAGCTAGACACTCTGGGTCTGAATCTGTCTGGAGGCAGAGCTGACCCGGTAACCACCCCCACAACCCCAACCAGTTCAGGAACTGCAACAGCTGGATCAGGGGGTTCTACAACTACAG GTAGCGGAGTACGAATCCAAGCAGACATCGGCTTCTCCTTCCTTGTTTTTCTGGCAATCCTCCTCACTTCTCAGCTCATCACTGTCTGA
- the LOC105354535 gene encoding lipopolysaccharide-induced tumor necrosis factor-alpha factor homolog: protein MSIPQTSVVAVRPLGANPVQIACPKCHRTVLSKVDHSAGLLTYLLCGGLFFCGFVLGCCLIPFCVDRVKDAKHSCPSCKTILGVYKRL from the exons ATGTCAATCCCTCAAACGTCAGTCG TGGCTGTTAGGCCTTTAGGAGCCAATCCAGTCCAGATAGCTTGTCCAAAGTGCCATCGAACAGTCCTATCCAAGGTGGACCACTCTGCTGGTCTACTCACCTACCTTCTCTGTGGGGGACTCTTCTTTTGCGG GTTTGTTTTGGGGTGCTGCCTCATCCCCTTCTGTGTGGACCGTGTGAAAGATGCCAAACACTCCTGCCCCTCCTGCAAAACTATCCTCGGAGTTTATAAACGTTTATAG
- the txndc11 gene encoding thioredoxin domain-containing protein 11 — MLRRVRQCLRQVLFQMARRPDLLCGAIVLSVLVVLAVKLTCSRAKNVVAAARPPVRFFSPDAPVVDLYLGQLDQVERLRSMAEVSLIFFYAPWCAHSMAARQEVQQVAKKLAKQVQFVAVNCWWSQGKCRRQNRFYQYPVIHLFYRRFGPIEYSGPIVAPYVESFLLRVITPLTYLPSRAHLEDFLSNHEPRVVGFFQFNSSPQPPGYLTYLSSALQALKRDFRGDVRFGVITSKHVAEAISLTEDKTVYLHRRLNSSLIFPQNERNFTSEAICRWVFENHQSVLQWLQPPGTKSHLLEQELLKGPALLLFLPHNPLGSEPSPLLQQVADIAVRYHSCDLSIWDGSFSWRSRCCQSVVLPHTSTSTCEVCLTLRPLTPPASSARCFFPAQTAEVFQALLRQCCLTQLPSLASSRTETSATCSSFLNRYSPFSHFSACCRRIEPHFNQSQTKEETDFQEVQHTGPLSVPPQDKDGITGLKCHTNRTLRFYLLDEALNWPLAMRLGASDSTNVSLHQDTSTRADRSCDASFAAIVNLKDETHHILHRSPAATLTESLEAFIRNFSAPYSLLQRHLVGEEDRNGSKEEVQSSDKQRAVSPPLLITELTTSSFLSSVMELQKDVLLFYYTQWCGFCSVLNHILIQLARLLQGNDTITVARVNVARNDLPWEFMVDHVPSILLFPRFRKHLSVKYPDDLPITLPNLLHFILQHCSSADPADTQSVDTQPSGPAAVLRKEFQALRQEVQALHHARERLSKQLAQLWLDNRRLKFELRSLEEKLEEQHREKSRQLEEALRRLQELADTSESLLNENTLLRVLLRALKDRTEAKEHPEGGEKESVQKKSHLAS, encoded by the exons ATGCTGCGCCGGGTGCGGCAGTGTCTCCGGCAGGTGCTGTTTCAGATGGCCCGGAGACCGGATCTACTCTGTGGTGCCATCGTGCTCAGCGTCTTGGTCGTCCTGGCTGTTAAACTGACCTGCAG CCGGGCAAAGAATGTGGTGGCAGCAGCTCGTCCACCTGTGCGCTTCTTCTCTCCTGATGCTCCAGTTGTGGACCTCTACTTGGGTCAGTTAGACCAG GTAGAGCGTCTCAGGAGCATGGCCGAGGTGTCTCTGATTTTCTTCTACGCTCCGTGGTGCGCTCACTCCATGGCTGCTCGGCAGGAGGTGCAGCAGGTGGCGAAGAAGCTGGCTAAACAG GTGCAGTTTGTGGCTGTTAACTGCTGGTGGAGTCAGGGGAAATGCAGGAGGCAAAACCGCTTCTATCAGTaccccgtcatccatctgttctaTAGAAG ATTCGGGCCGATAGAATACAGCGGCCCGATCGTGGCTCCATATGTAGAAAGTTTTCTGCTCCGAGTCATCACACCTCTCACCTACCTTCCATCCAGAGCTCATCTTGAAGACTTCCTCTCCAATCatgag CCTCGTGTTGTGGGCTTCTTCCAGTTTAACTCCTCTCCTCAGCCTCCAGGTTACCTCACATATCTGTCCTCTGCCTTGCAGGCCTTGAAAAGAG atttCCGGGGCGACGTGCGTTTTGGAGTAATTACCAGCAAACACGTGGCTGAAGCCATCTCACTCACAGAGGATAAAACCGTTTACCTTCACAGACGACTTAACTCCTCTTTG ATTTTCCCCCAAAATGAGCGTAACTTCACTTCAGAGGCCATTTGCCGCTGGGTGTTTGAAAACCATCAGAGCGTCCTGCAGTGGCTGCAGCCTCCAGGAACAAAGTCCCACCTGCTGGAGCAGGAGCTCCTTAAAGGCCCCGCGCTGCTGCTGTTCCTGCCCCACAACCCGCTGGGCTCGGAGCCCAGTCCCCTCCTGCAACAG GTTGCAGACATCGCTGTGCGCTATCATTCCTGTGACCTCTCCATCTGGGACGGGAGTTTCTCCTGGCGCTCCCGCTGCTGCCAGTCAGTAGTTCTCCCACACACGAGTACGAGCACGTGTGAAGTCTGCCTCACTTTAAGGCCTCTGACGCCCCCCGCGTCCTCTGCCCGCTGCTTCTTCCCCGCCCAGACGGCAGAGGTGTTTCAGGCTCTTCTCAGACAGTGCTGTCTTACCCAACTGCCATCTTTGGCTTCCTCAAGAACTGAAACTTCAGCAACTTGTAGCAGCTTTCTCAACCGTTACAGTCCATTTAGTCATTTCAGTGCCTGCTGCAGAAGGATAGAACCTCATTTTAATCAATCGCAAACCAAAGAGGAAACAGACTTTCAGGAAGTCCAGCACACCGGCCCACTGTCTGTCCCGCCACAGGACAAAGATGGCATCACAGGGCTCAAGTGCCACACAAACAGGACTCTCAGGTTTTATCTGTTGGATGAAGCTCTGAACTGGCCGCTGGCCATGAGGCTTGGAGCATCAGACAGCACAAATGTTTCTCTGCATCAGGACACATCCACACGTGCTGACAGGAGCTGTGACGCGTCCTTCGCAGCTATTGTCAACCTGAAGGATGAGACTCATCACATTCTTCACCGCAGTCCTGCAGCCACCCTGACAGAGTCTCTCG AGGCCTTCATCAGGAACTTCAGTGCTCCGTACAGCTTATTACAGAGACATCTGGTTGGAGAGGAGGACAGGAATGGGAGTAAAGAAGAAGTCCAGTCTTCAGATAAACAGAGGGCAGTTTCCCCACCTCTCCTCATCACAGAGTTGACCACTTCTTCCTTCCTGTCGTCTGTCATGGAACTTCAAAAG gatGTGCTGCTGTTCTACTACACTCAATGGTGCGGCTTCTGCTCCGTTCTGAACCACATCCTCATCCAGCTGGCCAGGTTGCTGCAGGGAAACGATACCATCACAGTGGCCAG GGTGAATGTTGCACGGAACGACCTTCCCTGGGAGTTCATGGTGGACCACGTTCCCTCAATCCTTCTGTTCCCCAGATTCAG AAAACATCTCAGTGTGAAGTACCCTGATGACCTTCCCATCACGCTACCCAACCTCCTGCACTTCATCCTGCAGCACTGCAGCTCTGCTGATCCCGCAGACACACAGTCTGTGGACACGCAGCCGTCTGGACCCGCTGCCGTCCTCCGCAAAGAGTTCCAGGCTCTCCGGCAGGAGGTTCAAGCGCTGCATCACGCCCGCGAACGTCTGTCCAAACAGCTGGCGCAGTTGTGGCTGGACAACCGCAGACTGAAGTTTGAACTGCGCAGTTTGGAGGAAAAGTTAGAGGAGCAGCATCGGGAGAAAAGCCGGCAGCTGGAGGAGGCGCTGAGGCGGCTGCAGGAGCTGGCGGACACTTCTGAAAGCTTGCTGAATGAAAACACGCTGCTCAGAGTCCTGCTTAGAGCACTGAAGGACAGAACAGAGGCAAAGGAGCACCCTGAGGGGGGAGAAAAGGAGTCCGTacagaaaaaaagccatttggcCTCCTGA